From a single bacterium genomic region:
- a CDS encoding DNA alkylation repair protein has translation MRRDRRSPARTPEPLNPRTPEPPELVAAIRRQFEVSADPRYRESIQRFFKEKIDVYGVKTPDARRIYKEYFKKVKHLPKDEILEICELLHHGTKYEEHGIAFSWAGKLSKRLEASDFSVLEGWLQKYVNNWASCDTFCGGAVGDFLLRFPEFLPRLRGWAKSKNRWLRRASAVALIQALKAAPGEGRSEKLEARTQNPFVSQAYETADVMLLDKDDMVQKGYGWMLKELAESRPREVFEFVMACKDRMPRTALRYAIEKMPAAWKKQAMAK, from the coding sequence GTGAGAAGAGACCGCAGATCTCCTGCACGAACCCCAGAACCCCTGAATCCTCGAACCCCGGAACCGCCTGAGTTGGTTGCGGCAATCAGGCGCCAGTTTGAGGTATCGGCAGACCCGAGGTACCGCGAGTCGATTCAGAGATTCTTCAAGGAGAAAATAGACGTCTATGGCGTGAAGACTCCTGACGCACGCAGGATATATAAGGAGTATTTCAAGAAGGTCAAGCATCTGCCCAAGGACGAGATACTGGAGATATGCGAACTGCTTCACCATGGCACGAAGTACGAGGAGCACGGCATTGCCTTTAGTTGGGCAGGCAAGCTAAGCAAGAGGCTGGAGGCCTCGGACTTCAGTGTCTTGGAAGGATGGCTGCAGAAGTACGTCAACAACTGGGCCTCGTGCGATACCTTCTGCGGCGGCGCGGTCGGCGACTTTCTGTTGAGGTTCCCTGAATTCCTGCCCCGCTTGCGTGGCTGGGCCAAGTCAAAGAACCGCTGGCTACGAAGGGCCTCAGCCGTCGCGCTTATTCAAGCGCTCAAGGCGGCTCCAGGCGAGGGCAGAAGCGAGAAGCTAGAAGCTAGAACGCAGAACCCGTTTGTGTCGCAGGCGTATGAGACGGCTGATGTGATGCTCTTGGACAAAGATGACATGGTGCAGAAGGGGTATGGGTGGATGCTGAAGGAGTTGGCGGAAAGCAGGCCGCGCGAGGTCTTCGAGTTCGTGATGGCGTGCAAGGACCGGATGCCGCGTACGGCTCTGCGCTACGCCATCGAGAAGATGCCCGCAGCCTGGAAGAAGCAAGCGATGGCCAAGTGA
- a CDS encoding HEAT repeat domain-containing protein: protein MKVLVSVLIMVASVMAGVKQCGPETWFEQDPAPMPIHPESIGNPLDYAAARIGLDVRHVELPRGWEGGYRYCCRFDVIDFVASRPLFMKQWAESISSLVVSGQRLDGPAGVAPTAAEILAWSENGGRPPSPSDTSVWVFVEQHLGAWLSPEHLRALAALYDELEKADGRLRWDKRGLTGEDSAFFRANPGHYFAPDGKRMADLTGNTDAQMEFIARARRFPCYEPVTRFEEIAAAVRTYVAEVQRFGPGRLLRPGAKADTVIEFDSPIGPIVVSGFGNDTLRSDAALEVDLGGDDVYLNNAGATSFDRPVSVCLDLAGNDRYEAPASNYVQGFGFMGVGMLVDLAGNDVYKAKHFSQGVGIMGVGVLWDKAGDDTFSAHTFCQGAGMFGLGMLLDDSGDDVYDCASNGQGSATTLGLGILSDLEGNDKYRLACDSTKDAMGAIPGYGQGGALSFRAYPWEKKLVAYGGIGMLVDDKGNDEYVSKGWNCQGGSYIMSLGVLVDNEGNDHYVCGTGQGSGIHVTNAILIDKKGDDVYEGGFRAGGSGGDRSPGFLIDYEGNDTYISSTSSYGTACKPFAFSLMIDYKGNDKYICDRPKGDVLFNDWHSFGAVWPESDPSAWPYAICLDLGGKDNYQVRNRANNSETHSFGHGIFLDMEWKGGDVIGVVEPPLPPEPNRLVEVTDGTRAEAALTELSNPGTFGRFSATGAVVESGLEALRQISRRLTHRYDARLDRNLLECVHYWFAQGKVGDKGFPDVLSLLKAPDPEVRLTIADDLGLSKMAGAESALVAVAGNDSNAQVRRFALRSLIRLESAKAIPLARKLATADTSEDVRRMAVTLVSKVKPDTVDLPFLRQVLAEDHSSSVRCAAATALGNLADQRAVEPLRNAAKTYDVYVQRACGKALCALYQVEGIDLLIKSMSFPSIDAFYNYDLNVPNYVSTFAGFDLPDSERYVQAKWQAWFDTHRDSINIKFNADAYKAWTSLSDSMRDVPDTAQVASYEAFLVRFPGYKRAKAELAGKLNGIAWNLATAPKGSKGSNPNLAVKYALRAVELSDDANFWDTVIEAYLANGKKADALRVCREALAKHPNEQVLKDRLVRLEGK from the coding sequence GTGAAAGTCCTGGTGTCCGTGTTGATAATGGTCGCTTCGGTCATGGCCGGGGTCAAGCAGTGCGGCCCGGAAACGTGGTTCGAGCAAGACCCGGCCCCGATGCCAATCCACCCGGAGTCTATCGGCAATCCGTTGGACTATGCTGCGGCGCGCATCGGGCTCGACGTGCGGCATGTCGAGCTGCCGCGTGGCTGGGAAGGCGGCTACCGCTACTGTTGCCGGTTCGACGTCATCGATTTTGTCGCGAGTCGGCCGCTCTTCATGAAGCAATGGGCCGAGAGCATCTCCAGCCTGGTTGTGAGCGGGCAGCGATTAGATGGCCCTGCCGGCGTGGCACCGACAGCAGCCGAGATACTCGCATGGAGCGAAAACGGGGGTCGACCACCATCTCCGAGTGACACGAGCGTTTGGGTGTTCGTCGAGCAGCACCTCGGGGCATGGCTGTCGCCCGAGCACCTGCGTGCCTTGGCTGCTCTGTACGATGAACTGGAGAAGGCAGACGGTCGTCTCCGTTGGGACAAACGCGGACTGACGGGTGAGGACAGCGCCTTCTTCCGTGCGAATCCGGGCCACTATTTTGCTCCTGACGGCAAACGGATGGCCGACCTGACCGGCAACACCGACGCTCAGATGGAGTTCATCGCCCGGGCCCGCCGGTTCCCGTGCTACGAGCCGGTCACCCGCTTCGAGGAAATCGCCGCCGCGGTTCGCACGTACGTCGCAGAAGTGCAGCGCTTCGGTCCGGGCCGTCTATTGCGGCCCGGGGCCAAGGCCGACACGGTTATCGAGTTCGACAGCCCCATCGGTCCGATTGTCGTGTCCGGGTTCGGCAACGACACACTCCGCTCCGACGCGGCGTTGGAGGTGGACTTGGGTGGAGATGACGTCTACCTCAATAATGCTGGGGCTACGTCGTTTGACCGGCCGGTCAGCGTCTGCTTGGATTTGGCCGGCAACGACCGGTACGAGGCGCCAGCATCGAACTACGTGCAGGGATTCGGGTTCATGGGCGTCGGCATGCTCGTTGACCTCGCTGGCAATGACGTGTACAAGGCGAAGCACTTCTCGCAGGGCGTGGGCATCATGGGTGTAGGCGTGCTGTGGGACAAGGCGGGAGACGATACCTTCAGCGCTCACACATTCTGCCAAGGCGCGGGGATGTTCGGGCTGGGGATGCTACTCGACGACTCGGGCGACGATGTGTACGACTGCGCTTCCAACGGGCAAGGGTCAGCAACTACGCTGGGACTCGGTATTCTCTCCGACCTTGAAGGCAACGACAAGTACCGGCTCGCTTGCGATTCGACCAAGGACGCAATGGGCGCGATACCCGGCTACGGACAGGGCGGGGCGCTGTCGTTCCGAGCCTATCCATGGGAGAAGAAGCTCGTCGCCTATGGCGGGATTGGGATGCTGGTTGACGACAAGGGCAATGATGAGTACGTCAGCAAGGGCTGGAACTGCCAGGGCGGCAGCTACATCATGTCCTTGGGTGTGCTCGTGGACAACGAGGGCAACGACCACTATGTCTGTGGCACCGGGCAGGGTTCGGGCATCCACGTCACCAACGCCATACTCATAGACAAGAAGGGCGACGACGTCTACGAAGGAGGGTTCAGAGCCGGGGGTTCGGGCGGCGACCGCTCGCCAGGATTCCTGATTGACTACGAAGGGAACGACACCTACATCTCCAGTACATCCTCGTACGGCACGGCCTGCAAGCCGTTTGCCTTCTCGCTCATGATTGACTACAAGGGCAACGACAAGTACATCTGCGACCGGCCCAAAGGTGACGTGCTTTTCAACGACTGGCATAGCTTCGGCGCGGTCTGGCCCGAATCTGACCCGTCCGCGTGGCCGTATGCCATTTGCCTCGACTTGGGCGGAAAGGACAACTACCAGGTTCGCAACCGGGCCAACAACTCGGAGACCCATAGCTTCGGCCACGGGATCTTTCTCGACATGGAGTGGAAAGGCGGCGACGTAATCGGCGTAGTGGAACCGCCCCTGCCTCCGGAGCCCAATCGCCTAGTAGAAGTCACTGACGGGACACGGGCTGAAGCGGCTTTGACTGAGCTCTCGAATCCCGGAACCTTCGGTCGCTTCTCAGCCACTGGTGCCGTGGTTGAATCCGGGCTTGAGGCGCTGCGCCAAATCTCGCGTCGTCTCACCCACAGATACGATGCACGACTGGACCGGAACCTACTGGAGTGTGTGCACTACTGGTTCGCACAGGGAAAGGTAGGTGACAAGGGATTCCCCGACGTGCTCAGCCTACTCAAGGCGCCGGACCCGGAGGTCCGGCTTACGATTGCCGACGACCTTGGTTTGTCGAAGATGGCCGGGGCGGAGAGTGCTCTAGTAGCTGTCGCAGGGAATGACAGCAACGCGCAGGTGAGGAGGTTCGCCTTGCGGTCGCTCATCCGGCTTGAGTCGGCCAAGGCGATACCCCTCGCGCGGAAGCTCGCGACCGCGGATACATCTGAGGACGTGCGCCGGATGGCTGTGACACTGGTGAGCAAGGTGAAACCGGACACTGTCGACCTCCCGTTCTTGCGGCAAGTTCTTGCCGAAGACCACTCATCATCGGTACGCTGTGCCGCGGCCACGGCGCTGGGAAACCTCGCCGACCAGCGCGCCGTGGAGCCACTGCGAAACGCGGCAAAGACGTACGACGTGTACGTCCAGCGCGCGTGTGGCAAGGCGCTGTGCGCCCTGTATCAGGTTGAAGGTATCGACCTGCTCATCAAGTCCATGTCGTTTCCTTCGATTGACGCGTTCTACAACTATGACCTGAACGTGCCGAATTACGTCTCGACCTTTGCCGGATTCGACCTGCCGGATTCGGAGCGGTACGTCCAGGCGAAGTGGCAGGCGTGGTTCGACACGCATCGGGACAGCATCAACATCAAGTTCAACGCCGACGCATACAAGGCGTGGACTAGCCTGAGTGATTCAATGCGTGACGTGCCGGATACGGCGCAGGTCGCGTCCTACGAGGCGTTCCTGGTCCGATTCCCCGGGTACAAGCGGGCAAAGGCCGAACTCGCGGGCAAGCTGAATGGTATCGCGTGGAACCTTGCGACCGCGCCCAAAGGTTCAAAGGGTAGCAACCCGAATCTCGCCGTGAAGTATGCCCTCCGCGCCGTCGAGCTATCCGACGACGCGAACTTCTGGGATACGGTGATTGAGGCATACCTGGCTAACGGCAAGAAGGCCGATGCATTGCGCGTCTGCAGGGAGGCATTGGCCAAGCATCCTAACGAGCAGGTCCTCAAAGACCGGCTGGTACGGTTGGAGGGCAAGTGA